In Phocoena phocoena chromosome 19, mPhoPho1.1, whole genome shotgun sequence, a genomic segment contains:
- the CHRNE gene encoding acetylcholine receptor subunit epsilon has protein sequence MAGTLLSALLLLQLLGRGKGKNEELRLYHHLLDNYDPGRRPVQKPEDTVTVTLKVTLTNLISLNEKEETLTTSVWIGIDWHDYRLNYSKGDFGGIETLRVPSELVWLPEIVLENNIDGQFGVAYEANVLVSEGGYVSWLPPAIYRSICAVEVTYFPFDWQNCSLVFRSQTYNAEEVELVFALDDDGDTISNIDIDTEAYTENGEWAIDFCPGVIRRHDGGSNDGPGDTEVIYTLIIRRKPLFYVINIIVPCVLISGLVLLAYFLPAQAGGQKCTVSINVLLAQTVFLFLIAQKIPETSLSVPLLGRYLIFVMVVATLIVMNCVIVLNVSCRTPTTHAMSPRLRHVLLELLPQLLGSGAPSEVSRAASPPRRASSLGLLLRAEELILKKPRSELMFEGQRYRHRTWTAALCQSLGAAAPEIRCCVDAVNFVAESTRDQEATGEEVSDWVRMGKALDNICFWAALVLFLVGSSLIFLGAYFNQVPELPYPPCM, from the exons ATGGCAGGGACACTGCTCAGCGCCCTGCTCCTCTTGCAGCTGCTCG gcagagGTAAAGGGAAGAACGAGGAGCTGCGTCTTTACCACCACCTCCTCGACAACTATGACCCAGGACGCCGACCAGTGCAGAAGCCTGAGGACACTGTCACCGTCACCCTCAAAGTCACTCTGACCAACCTCATCTCACTG aatgagaaagaggaaaccCTCACCACCAGCGTCTGGATTGGAATC GACTGGCATGATTACCGACTCAACTACAGCAAGGGCGATTTTGGGGGCATAGAAACCCTGCGGGTCCCCTCAGAACTCGTTTGGCTGCCAGAGATTGTGCTGGAAAACAA TATCGACGGCCAGTTCGGTGTGGCCTATGAAGCCAACGTGCTGGTCTCGGAGGGCGGCTACGTGAGCTGGCTGCCCCCGGCCATCTACCGAAGTATCTGCGCCGTGGAGGTCACCTACTTCCCTTTCGACTGGCAGAACTGCTCTCTTGTTTTCCG CTCGCAGACGTACAATGCAGAAGAGGTGGAGCTCGTCTTTGCCTTGGACGACGACGGCGACACCATCAGCAACATAGATATCGACACTGAGGCCTATACTG AGAACGGGGAGTGGGCCATCGACTTCTGCCCCGGGGTGATCCGCCGCCACGACGGTGGCTCTAATGATGGTCCAGGGGACACTGAAGTCATCTACACGCTCATCATTCGCCGGAAGCCGCTCTTCTACGTTATTAACATCATCGTGCCTTGCGTGCTCATCTCGGGCCTAGTACTGCTCGCCTATTTCCTGCCGGCACAGG CCGGCGGCCAGAAATGCACCGTCTCCATCAACGTCCTGCTCGCCCAGACCGTCTTCTTGTTCCTAATTGCCCAGAAAATCCCAGAGACATCTCTGAGCGTGCCGCTGCTGGGCAG GTACCTCATTTTCGTCATGGTGGTTGCCACGCTCATTGTCATGAATTGCGTCATCGTGCTCAACGTGTCTTGTCGGACGCCCACCACTCACGCCATGTCCCCGCGGCTGCGCCAC gtcttACTGGAGCTGCTGCCCCAACTCCTGGGCTCGGGCGCACCTTCCGAGGTCTCCCGGGCCGCCTCGCCCCCAAGGCGGGCGTCGTCCTTGGGCCTACTGCTCCGCGCGGAGGAGCTTATACTGAAAAAGCCGCGGAGTGAGCTCATGTTTGAGGGGCAGAGGTACCGGCACAGGACCTGGACTG CTGCCCTCTGCCAGAGCCTGGGCGCCGCCGCCCCCGAGATCCGCTGCTGTGTGGATGCCGTGAACTTCGTGGCCGAGAGCACGCGAGACCAGGAGGCCACCGGCGAG GAGGTGTCCGACTGGGTGCGCATGGGGAAGGCCCTCGACAACATCTGCTTCTGGGCCGCTCTGGTGCTCTTCCTTGTTGGCTCCAGCCTCATCTTCCTCGGGGCCTACTTCAATCAAGTGCCCGAACTGCCCTACCCGCCCTGTATGTAG
- the C19H17orf107 gene encoding uncharacterized protein C17orf107 homolog — translation PPAATRKGTPSSLETLLWVCHFHSSTEAALQSPLLSPRELVAAAHEYLEQQFREPKSLEPREPEKPPAPKPTLGLVLRESAASVVNFGTTSLEMGSLWVQQEVRRLDAGDPGRALARVAQAAGQGARQAGSAAGASARLLLQGARLCLCGRGLQGSASFLQQWRRQLGLGTPGEPVSSR, via the exons CCGCCGGCGGCAACCAGGAAGGGGACCCCCAGCTCCCTGGAAACCCTGCTGTGGGTCTGCCACTTCCACAGCTCCACGGAG GCGGCCCTCCAgtccccacttctctctccccgGGAACTTGTGGCCGCGGCCCATGAATATCTGGAGCAGCAGTTCAGAGAGCCGAAGTCCCTGGAGCCGCGAGAGCCGGAGAAGCCGCCTGCCCCGAAGCCCACCCTGGGGCTGGTGCTAAGAGAATCCGCGGCCAGCGTAGTGAACTTCGGGACCACCTCGTTAGAGATGGGGT CCCTGTGGGTGCAGCAGGAGGTGCGGCGACTAGACGCCGGGGATCCGGGTAGAGCCCTGGCCCGGGTAGCCCAGGCCGCGGGGCAGGGGGCTCGGCAAGCGGGGTCTGCGGCAGGCGCGAGCGCCCGGCTTCTGCTCCAGGGGGCGCGGCTATGCCTGTGTGGACGAGGTCTGCAGGGATCCGCCTCATTCCTGCAACAGTGGCGACGCCAGCTGGGCCTCGGCACCCCCGGGGAACCGGTGAGTTCAAGatga